From the genome of Nitrosomonas sp., one region includes:
- a CDS encoding response regulator transcription factor, whose product MNDVKILVIEDEKALRENITEIIAHYGFRVVAAATGEEGFERATEYSPDVIVCDIMLPGIDGYEVFTRIKQIPGCASSAFIFLTAKSTRSDTRTGMNMGADDYLTKPFTREELINSITARAEKLVKARKNNAEKDPLIEAAYEKLPTLTKAERKVLNKISEGLTTPQIAEKLFLSKKTIENHRMNISRKLDLSGPNSLINFALQLKAYHPDSFLSNDLPSSSSS is encoded by the coding sequence ATGAACGATGTCAAGATCCTGGTTATTGAAGACGAGAAAGCATTACGCGAAAACATCACTGAAATCATTGCACATTACGGTTTTCGCGTGGTTGCCGCCGCCACAGGCGAAGAAGGCTTCGAGCGCGCAACAGAGTATTCTCCCGACGTTATCGTTTGCGACATTATGCTGCCGGGAATAGACGGTTATGAAGTCTTCACCCGGATAAAACAGATTCCGGGCTGTGCATCAAGCGCTTTTATCTTTTTGACTGCAAAATCCACCCGTTCCGATACCCGTACCGGTATGAATATGGGCGCCGACGATTATCTCACCAAGCCGTTTACCCGAGAAGAACTGATCAACAGCATCACGGCGAGGGCTGAAAAACTTGTCAAAGCAAGAAAAAACAACGCTGAAAAAGATCCTTTGATTGAAGCCGCATATGAAAAACTGCCAACGCTCACCAAAGCGGAACGCAAGGTGCTCAACAAAATATCAGAAGGGCTCACCACGCCCCAAATTGCGGAAAAGCTTTTTTTAAGCAAAAAAACCATAGAAAACCACCGCATGAATATCTCGCGCAAGCTGGATCTCAGCGGCCCCAACAGCTTGATTAACTTTGCCTTGCAGCTAAAAGCCTATCATCCGGACAGCTTTCTTTCGAATGATCTGCCCTCCTCTTCTTCCAGCTAA
- a CDS encoding PAS domain-containing protein: MSSTLNINSSDFDSPEFLKVRLGILGKKAEIGEWFLNFSSNILTWSDSLYDFYELNRDFDCATLFDGVDFYSPSEKERMHAFIEHVVSTKAARSEEFVIVLKDGRSKWHTTTIHPVLDNNGEVIGLYGIVQNVSSAKLNRKDRELYPRIFDQLPAALTVLNTEGEHVYKNQAAAAREINSPTRSAESRRSLAIKQCIAFRQPVTFEEKKPDSEGHERIYLMTLFPLRDDSGNMEYFIEYGLDITANKAYELELQRMAYVAEKTSGIVMITDPERRIIWINNSFERILGYRTEEVIGRNPAEFLQGPDTSAETIREISDSLKSTGSFSGEILNYTKNGDRIWLYLNIAAVHDDSGKLINYVAVENDITQIKLAEQRSQQAMEKERELNRFKTQFVNLASHQFRTPLATIRSSIDLLDLKIESTGHSSSFADYFRKHKAIMTEETIRMTELMENILDIGRMDEGKIELAKKNLPFKTFMDAFVQSNAEPGGQYRKLNYRFNAPDKIISMDEILMRNVLRNIVSNAFKYSEGKQAPELTVYCADDAYFIRIKDYGIGIPEKDQPFLFQSFFRASNAKNFPGSGLGLMIAKRLILLHGGTINCESKAGSGCTVTIQCA; the protein is encoded by the coding sequence ATGTCTTCCACGTTAAACATCAATTCGTCCGATTTTGATTCGCCAGAATTTTTGAAGGTACGGCTGGGTATTCTGGGTAAAAAAGCCGAAATCGGGGAATGGTTTCTCAATTTCTCGAGCAATATCCTGACGTGGTCAGACTCTCTCTATGATTTTTACGAACTCAATCGAGATTTCGACTGTGCAACCCTTTTCGACGGCGTTGATTTTTATAGCCCATCGGAAAAAGAGAGAATGCATGCGTTCATTGAACACGTTGTATCAACAAAAGCAGCGCGCTCTGAAGAATTCGTGATTGTTTTGAAAGACGGCAGATCAAAGTGGCACACCACGACCATCCATCCGGTACTCGACAACAACGGAGAAGTTATCGGTTTGTACGGCATTGTGCAGAATGTTTCTTCAGCGAAACTAAACAGGAAAGACCGCGAGCTATACCCCCGGATATTCGATCAATTGCCAGCAGCACTCACGGTACTGAATACCGAAGGTGAGCATGTCTATAAGAATCAGGCTGCCGCTGCACGAGAAATCAACAGTCCAACCCGGTCAGCTGAATCCAGAAGAAGTCTGGCGATAAAACAATGCATCGCTTTCCGGCAGCCGGTCACGTTTGAAGAAAAAAAGCCCGATTCGGAAGGTCATGAACGGATTTATTTAATGACGCTGTTTCCGCTCAGGGATGACAGTGGGAATATGGAATATTTTATTGAATATGGCCTGGATATCACCGCCAACAAGGCATATGAGCTTGAGTTGCAGCGTATGGCCTATGTTGCGGAAAAAACCAGTGGCATCGTCATGATTACCGATCCTGAACGGAGAATAATATGGATCAACAACAGCTTTGAAAGAATTCTGGGTTACCGCACCGAAGAGGTGATCGGGCGCAATCCCGCCGAGTTTCTTCAGGGCCCCGACACGTCTGCCGAAACAATTCGTGAAATATCCGATTCACTGAAAAGTACAGGCTCCTTTTCTGGCGAAATACTGAATTACACCAAAAACGGCGACAGAATCTGGCTTTATCTGAACATCGCCGCGGTGCACGATGATTCTGGAAAATTGATTAATTATGTGGCGGTTGAGAATGACATTACGCAGATCAAACTGGCCGAGCAACGATCGCAACAGGCCATGGAAAAAGAACGCGAACTCAATCGCTTTAAAACTCAGTTTGTCAATCTGGCGTCACACCAGTTCCGCACGCCGCTCGCCACCATCCGTTCCAGTATTGATCTGCTCGATCTTAAAATCGAGTCGACCGGTCATTCTTCTTCCTTTGCCGACTACTTTCGTAAGCACAAGGCGATAATGACGGAAGAAACCATACGCATGACAGAGCTTATGGAGAATATTCTGGATATCGGGCGAATGGATGAAGGCAAAATCGAGTTGGCCAAGAAAAACCTTCCGTTCAAAACGTTTATGGACGCTTTTGTCCAATCGAATGCCGAACCCGGCGGTCAGTATAGAAAACTGAACTATCGCTTCAATGCGCCGGATAAAATTATCAGCATGGACGAAATTTTGATGCGGAATGTTTTGCGAAATATCGTGTCAAACGCATTTAAATATTCCGAAGGTAAACAAGCGCCCGAACTCACCGTTTACTGCGCTGACGACGCCTACTTCATACGGATTAAAGACTACGGCATTGGCATTCCCGAAAAAGATCAGCCTTTTCTGTTTCAATCCTTTTTCCGGGCGTCAAATGCCAAAAATTTCCCGGGCAGCGGCCTCGGACTGATGATTGCAAAACGGTTAATCCTGTTGCATGGCGGCACTATCAATTGTGAAAGTAAAGCCGGCAGCGGCTGCACGGTGACCATACAATGCGCTTAA
- a CDS encoding methane monooxygenase/ammonia monooxygenase subunit C has protein sequence MATTYGTSHAASADYDMSLWYDSKYYKLGMGIMLAVAIFWIWYQRTFAYSHGMDSMEPEFDRVWMGLWRVHMTLMPLFALVTWGWILKTRDTKEQLDNLDPKLEVKRYFYWMMWLGVYLFGVYWGGSFFTEQDASWHQVIIRDTSFTPSHVVVFYGSFPMYIVCGVAAYLYAMTRLPLYSRGTSFPLVMAIAGPLMILPNVGLNEWGHAFWFMEELFSAPLHWGFVILGWAGLFSGGIAAQIVTRYSNLTDVIWNGQSKEILNNRIVP, from the coding sequence ATGGCAACAACATATGGAACAAGTCATGCAGCGAGTGCTGACTATGACATGTCATTGTGGTACGACTCCAAGTACTACAAGCTGGGCATGGGCATTATGCTGGCGGTAGCGATATTCTGGATTTGGTATCAGCGTACATTTGCGTATTCACATGGTATGGACTCAATGGAGCCGGAATTTGACCGTGTATGGATGGGCTTGTGGCGTGTACACATGACCCTGATGCCATTGTTTGCGTTGGTAACCTGGGGCTGGATTCTGAAGACCCGTGACACCAAGGAGCAACTGGACAACCTGGATCCAAAGCTTGAAGTTAAGCGTTATTTTTACTGGATGATGTGGTTGGGTGTCTATCTGTTTGGTGTTTACTGGGGCGGCAGCTTCTTCACCGAGCAAGATGCATCCTGGCATCAGGTGATTATTCGTGACACGAGTTTCACGCCAAGTCACGTAGTTGTGTTCTATGGTTCATTCCCGATGTACATTGTATGTGGTGTAGCGGCATACCTGTACGCGATGACCCGTTTGCCACTGTATAGCCGTGGCACATCATTCCCGCTGGTTATGGCGATTGCTGGTCCGTTGATGATTCTGCCGAACGTTGGATTGAACGAGTGGGGTCATGCATTCTGGTTCATGGAAGAGCTGTTTAGCGCGCCATTGCACTGGGGTTTTGTGATTCTGGGCTGGGCAGGTTTGTTCTCAGGTGGTATCGCGGCACAGATTGTGACCCGTTACTCTAACCTGACAGACGTGATCTGGAATGGTCAAAGCAAAGAAATCCTTAACAACAGGATTGTTCCTTAA